Proteins co-encoded in one Malus sylvestris chromosome 7, drMalSylv7.2, whole genome shotgun sequence genomic window:
- the LOC126629516 gene encoding uncharacterized protein LOC126629516 → MACWSAENATKAYLKALKMGQKGNEPDVIEFISALAAGNNAQLMVIAWAGAADSKTLALAAAAQQTGGRVVCILRGNEELHLSEKILGVNVCHVEFVIGEAQNLLLNYYKEADFVLIDCNLKNHEAVLRAVQMGRKQNGAIVVGHNAFGKGSWRSGGSRTQLLPIGGGLLVTRIPSESNNAKMIGKKSHWVVKVDKCTGEEHVFRVRSSFSHGKGIAA, encoded by the exons ATGGCTTGCTGGTCTGCTGAGAATGCCACAAAAGCCTACCTCAAAGCCCTAAAAATG GGCCAGAAGGGAAACGAGCCAGATGTGATCGAGTTCATTTCAGCCCTAGCAGCAGGCAACAATGCGCAGCTAATGGTTATTGCATGGGCTGGAGCTGCCGACTCGAAAACCCTAGCCCTAGCTGCCGCCGCTCAACAAACTGGCGGCAGAGTTGTATGCATTCTTCGCGGTAACGAAGAATTACACTTGTCTGAGAAAATCCTCGGCGTCAACGTTTGTCACGTTGAGTTTGTTATTGGAGAAGCTCAAAATCTTCTTTTAAATTACTACAAGGAGGCGGATTTCGTGCTCATCGATTGCAACCTCAAGAACCACGAGGCAGTTCTTAGAGCGGTGCAGATGGGGAGGAAGCAAAACGGAGCTATTGTTGTGGGGCATAACGCTTTCGGAAAAGGGTCGTGGAGGTCCGGCGGATCAAGGACTCAGTTGTTGCCCATCGGAGGAGGGTTGCTGGTGACAAGAATTCCATCAGAAAGCAATAATGCAAAAATGATTGGAAAAAAGAGCCATTGGGTTGTGAAGGTTGATAAATGCACAGGTGAAGAGCATGTGTTTAGGGTTAGATCATCGTTTTCACATGGGAAAGGGATTGCAGCTTAG